The Sandaracinus amylolyticus genomic interval TCCGGCTCGTGATCGCGCCGTTCAACGTCTTCATGCACCTCTATCGCCGCGAGGACGTCGAGGCCGCGCTCGCGACGTGCCGCGCGCACCTGATGCCGCGCGACGGGCGCCTCGTGTTCGACGTCCTGATGCCCGACTTCCGCGCGTTCGTGCGCGACCCTCACCGCCAGTACCGCGCGCGCCCGATCGTCGATCCCAGCGACGGACGGAAGTGGGAGTACGGCGAGCAGTTCCAGTTCGATCCCGCGACGCAGATCCAGATGGTCACGTCGGTGCTGCGCAACCCCGACGATCCCGGCGACCTGCGCGTGCTCCCGCTCGCACACCGGCAGTTCTTCCCGGCGGAGCTCGAGGCGCTGCTGCACTACAACGGCTTCGAGATGGTGGAGCGCTGGGGGGACTTCCAGCGTGGCCCGCTCAGCGTCGACGGCGAGTCCCAGGTGATCGTCGCGCGCCTGCGGCGCGGCAAACGGTAGGCCTCGGCCGCCACGACGCCGATCGCGAGGACCGACACACGAGCCGGCGCGTCGGCGACACCGTCGCAACGACGGGTGGCTCGCGCGCTTCGAGGTCCCGCGTCGAACGTGCACACTCGCGTGATGACGCCGAGCCGCGACCACCTGACGCTGGGACCGCTGACCTTCGAGATCGCGGAAGCCTCCATCTCCGCGCAGCTCGATGATCCGTACTGGATGACGAAGTACGCGCCCGAACGGGCGCCGCCTCGTGTGCTCTGGTTCGTCGAGGTCCACGCGAAGCCGTTGGTGCACGACGGCGAGCACTGGGCGCCCGCCGCATCGCACGCGTTCCACAGCGCGATCCGGAGCTGGCGCGAGCTCGGGGAGGTCCGCCTCGCGTGGACGTCGCGGTTCGACGAAGAGACCGGAGAGCCGAATGGCAACTTCTACGTTTTCGAGCACCGCGACATCCCAGAGGCTTCGCTGTCGATTCGCGGCAGCGAACGCTCGGATTTCATCGTCGAGCTCCGCGGGAAGTGCGACGTCGGTGGGAGCTCTGAGATCGACGAGAACGTGCCGTTCGCGCTGGTCGCCGCCGCGCGTTTCACCGAGATCGTCGTGCACGGCTCCGGCGCCGACGATGCAGCGACGCTCACCGCGCGACTCGCGCAGCACGTCGCGCTCGACGAGCTCGTCGCTGGCGAGCTCACGCGCTCGGGCAAGCTCGACGACGGAACGCCTTGTTGTCGGATGTCCTTCGCGGCGCGCCGATGACCTCGGACCAGGTGCGCGCCGACGCTGCGGGGGCGCGTACCCTTCCTTCGTCGTGGTCTCGTCGTGAGCTGGCGCTTCGTCGGTCGTGGTGCTGCGGCCGGAAGGTCCGCCCAGAGCGACCCCGATCGCGATTCCGGTGTGCTTCCACGTCCTTCCGAGCGCTCGGGGCGGGCCGTCCGGGATCCGGAATGTTCCCCCAGCGCGCTCTGGCAGCGCCGTCCGGATGCCGGACACGTCGCCTCGAGCGCTCGGGCAGCGCGATCCGCATGCCGTACACGCCGCCTCGAGCGCTCGGGGATGCGCGTCCGGCGTCCGGACATCGCACCCCGAGCGTCATCGCGGTGCGATCCGGGACCCTGCGGCGCCCGATCGAGCGCTCGGTCCGTCGTGGCGGAGAGACGGACGCGCGATCGGGGCCGCTGCGGGCTCAGGTTCCGTCGCTCGGATCGCCTTCGTCCTTCTCGCCGCCGCTCCCGGTAGGAGGATCGACGTCGTCGAAGAACGACTCGAAGGTGCGCTTGTCGGAGGCGTGCAGCTCTCGCAGCGCGCCCTGGTTCTGCTTGTAGCAGTCGATCCACACGCGCCGTGCCTCGTCGAGCGCCGCGCGTCGGACCGCGCAGAGGCCCCGGGCTCGCTCGCGGTCGGCGAGCGCGCTCTCGTAGCGGTCGCGCGCCGCGGTGATGCGCGGCAGCCACTCGTCGCGCAGCGGGCCGCCGCCTGCGTCGAGGGCGCGGATGAGCTCGCCGAGCGCCGCCACCTCGGTGGCCCCGACCGGCTGCACGATCGCGGTCTTGCCGCGCGGGAAGATCCGGTCGT includes:
- a CDS encoding class I SAM-dependent methyltransferase, producing MKREGPSEHALRHGSESHYVDARLYDHTYARRKHDVRFYVEMAREIGGSVLELGAGSGRVALAIAREGIDVVAVDRMDSMLARFRERLGRQPIAAREHVSIVKGDLLSLRLRRKFRLVIAPFNVFMHLYRREDVEAALATCRAHLMPRDGRLVFDVLMPDFRAFVRDPHRQYRARPIVDPSDGRKWEYGEQFQFDPATQIQMVTSVLRNPDDPGDLRVLPLAHRQFFPAELEALLHYNGFEMVERWGDFQRGPLSVDGESQVIVARLRRGKR